CGGCGGCGCGGACGGAGCTTCAGGCCATCGAACAGGCGACGGCTTCCCGAGTCGCGGCGGTATGGGCCGAGCACGACGCCGCCTGGACGCGCTGGCGCGACGACTATCCCGGACGGCTGCGCTTTCCCTACCGCCTGGACGAGGTGGCCTTCGCGCCGCCGTTCGAGATCGAGGCGCTGTGGCACGACGGACGGTTCACCTACCTGCGCTCGCGGGCCGAGGAGTCGCCGGCGCTCTACGAGCTGCGGGAGGCTGACAAGCGCTTCGGCCGCCGCAGCCTGGAGCCGAGCCTCGTCTCGTACGAGGTGTTCGACGACGGGCTGTACGTCGCCGACCACGTGCTCGGGCCGGGCCGGTTGCGGATCGGCGACTCGGAGACGGGGTGGACGCTCGACCGGCCGAAGCCGCGGTGGACGTGGAAGACGCGCGCGATGGTCGGCGGGATGCTCGCGGCGGTGGCCGCCGTGCTCGTGCAGGGGGTGGCGCGATGAGGGCCTGGGCAATCGCACTCGGATGCGTGCTGACCACCTCGCCGGCCGCGGCGCAGGGGCTGCGCGTGGCCGCCGCACCCGCGGATGCGCCGGTCACGGTGACGACCCGCGTGCGCCACGTCACCACGGTGGCGCTGCCGGAGACGGCCGAGATCGTCGAGGCTGTCGTGGGCGACGCCGAGCGCTGGGACGTGTCGGCGGCGGCGCACCTGGCGTTCATCCGGCCCCTAGTCCCCGCTGCCCGCTCGAACCTCGTGCTGCTGACGGCCGCGGGGGACATCGTGCCGCTGACGCTGGTCGAAAGCGCGGATGCGCCGGTGGACACCGTCATCCGCGTCGGCCACGGCTCGGCCGGGCCGTTCAGCGGCGGTCCGTTGCTGACTTCCGCCGAGGCCGTCGCCGCGACGGCCGCCCGCGCGGCCGAGGCATGGGAAGCGGTCGCGGCGGCGGAGGCGCGCGGGGCCGAGCGCATCGAGGCGGCCCGCTCGGCGGCGCAGGCCGCACTGGACGCGCGCCGCGAAGCCTATCCGCGGCAGGCGCGCTTCGACTACCGCTGGACCGCCGAGGCGGCCGGCTACCCGTGGCTGGTCGAGGGGATGTGGCACGACGGCCGGCGGACCTACCTGCGGACGCGGGCGCTGTCGCCGGACCTCTACGAGCGCGTGGACGGCGAGCTGGAGCGGGTCGCGGTGTCGGAAGTGCTCGACGGCGTGCTGCACGTCGTCCCGCGGGTGCTCGGGTCCGGCGCGCTGGAAGTCGGCGAGCGGCGGCTGCGGTGGACGGCCGCACCGAGAAAGGCAGGCCCGTGATGGCGAAGTGGAAGCAGGTGCTGCAACCGCCGGCCGGGGCGCTGCCGGGGAATCTGGTCACCAAGGCCGGCGTGGGCGTCATCGCCGTGCTGCTGGCCGGGCTCGTGCTGAGCCAGTCGGGCGGGGACGAGGAAGCCGAGGATGCCGGCGCGGCCGAGCCGGAGGTCACCGGACGAGGCATGGTCGGGCAGCTCCGGTCGCGGCTGACGCAGCTCGCCGAGCAGCGCCGGGTCGAGGAGGACGACGGCGGGGAGTCTGGTGACACCCATCCGCCGCAACTGCCGCCGGCTCCGCCGGGGCCGGGCGGCGCGGCGTCGGAGGACTCGTCGTCGCTTCCGACGGCCGGCGAGGTGGAGCTGCGCGAGCGGCTGCGGCTGGAGGCCATCGAACGGCGCGCCCGGTCGCTGCGCGCGCCGAGCGTCGTGCAGACCTTCCGGGACGAGCCGCGTCGAGGCGGCGGCGACATTGTCGACTCGGACCGCAACGGTTCAGGGGGAACGGCGCCGGCTGCGCCCGCCGTAGGCGCTGGCGATGCCGGCACGGCGTCGAGCCTGCCGCCGCCAGATCCGGCCGCCATCGCCGACCGGATGCAGGGCGCGAACGCGGCGCTGCTGGCGGGGCTGGCCGGCGGCGGCGAGGCTGCGGAGCCGGCCGCACGCACCGTGCCGGGCGTGACCGGGCCGCCCGTGGGCGCGACGGCGGAGCCGGCGGTGGTGAAGGTCCCGATGGACCCCGGCGGATGGGAGCGGGTCTACGAGGGGTCGGTGTTGAGCGCGGTGCTCGTCACGCAGCTCGACGGCGACTTCGCCGGCCCGGCTCTCGCGCAGGTCGCGATCCCGTTCTACTCGCGAGACCGCCAGCGGATCCTCGTGCCGCGCGGCGCACGGCTGCTCGGCGCGGCCGAGGCCGTCCGGCACCAGGACCAGAGCCGG
Above is a genomic segment from Acidobacteriota bacterium containing:
- a CDS encoding TrbI/VirB10 family protein; the encoded protein is MAKWKQVLQPPAGALPGNLVTKAGVGVIAVLLAGLVLSQSGGDEEAEDAGAAEPEVTGRGMVGQLRSRLTQLAEQRRVEEDDGGESGDTHPPQLPPAPPGPGGAASEDSSSLPTAGEVELRERLRLEAIERRARSLRAPSVVQTFRDEPRRGGGDIVDSDRNGSGGTAPAAPAVGAGDAGTASSLPPPDPAAIADRMQGANAALLAGLAGGGEAAEPAARTVPGVTGPPVGATAEPAVVKVPMDPGGWERVYEGSVLSAVLVTQLDGDFAGPALAQVAIPFYSRDRQRILVPRGARLLGAAEAVRHQDQSRLAVGFHRLVWPDGRWVDLAFHGLNAIGESALADQVDRHYASTFAAAGAVGLLAGLTLQGSDPYAGGGAGFRAAAGQGFGQSATQILGRFLNRLPTVTVRAGHRLRVWVTSDFLVPRPEPHPERMYRK